The Brevibacillus brevis genome contains a region encoding:
- the spoVAD gene encoding stage V sporulation protein AD, which yields MRQGHQSWVFPLKPVILGHAAIGGPFEAKGPLAEDFDILHGDLNLGQDSWEKAEKVLLEEACSKAVEKAGLTKEQINFMLAGDLMNQIISASFSARTLSIPFLGIFGACSTAMEGLALAALMVNSQAAEYVLAATSSHNGAAEKQYRYPTEYGSQKPPTAQWTVTGAGAAVVASQGKGLRITGATIGHVVDMGLTDPFNMGAAMAPAALSTIESHFRDFQLPHDHYDLIVTGDLGRTGHAILSDLLPKHHMQIPLERYIDCGKLIYGENPNVWSGGSGCGCIATVTYGHLLRRMKQGEWKRILLIATGALLSPLTFQQGESIPCIAHAVAVESE from the coding sequence ATGCGCCAAGGTCATCAGTCTTGGGTCTTTCCTTTAAAACCTGTCATTCTCGGGCACGCTGCGATTGGTGGGCCTTTTGAGGCTAAGGGACCGTTAGCCGAAGACTTTGATATCTTGCACGGAGACTTGAATCTCGGACAAGACAGCTGGGAAAAGGCGGAGAAAGTCCTGCTGGAAGAAGCGTGCTCGAAAGCGGTGGAGAAAGCGGGGCTCACGAAAGAGCAAATAAACTTTATGCTTGCCGGGGATTTAATGAACCAGATCATATCTGCCAGCTTTTCGGCCCGGACACTTTCAATTCCGTTTCTGGGGATTTTCGGAGCGTGCTCAACAGCGATGGAAGGCCTTGCCTTGGCTGCTCTCATGGTGAATAGTCAAGCTGCTGAATACGTCTTGGCTGCTACCTCCAGTCACAATGGGGCTGCGGAAAAGCAATATCGTTATCCAACGGAGTACGGTTCACAGAAGCCACCAACGGCACAATGGACAGTGACGGGAGCAGGGGCTGCTGTTGTAGCCAGTCAGGGTAAGGGATTACGGATTACGGGAGCAACCATCGGGCATGTCGTCGATATGGGATTGACAGACCCATTCAATATGGGAGCAGCGATGGCGCCAGCTGCATTATCCACGATTGAGTCGCATTTCCGTGACTTTCAGCTCCCTCACGACCATTACGATTTGATTGTAACAGGCGATTTAGGACGAACGGGCCATGCTATTTTATCTGATCTGCTGCCCAAGCATCACATGCAAATTCCATTAGAGCGTTACATCGATTGCGGGAAACTCATTTATGGAGAAAATCCAAATGTGTGGTCGGGTGGTAGCGGATGTGGCTGTATTGCTACAGTGACATACGGGCATCTACTTCGGCGGATGAAGCAAGGAGAATGGAAGCGAATCTTGCTGATTGCCACGGGAGCCCTTTTATCCCCGTTGACCTTCCAGCAGGGAGAAAGCATTCCTTGCATCGCCCATGCCGTGGCTGTTGAGTCGGAGTAA
- the spoVAE gene encoding stage V sporulation protein AE yields the protein MMFLWAFLVGGTICLIGQFLMDVVKLTPAHTMSSLVVTGAVLDGLGLYEPLVNFAGAGATVPITSFGNALVHGAMAEAEQHGVIGIITGIFEVTSAGISAAIVFGFITAVLFRPKG from the coding sequence ATGATGTTTTTGTGGGCGTTTCTCGTAGGAGGAACGATTTGTTTAATTGGTCAATTTCTCATGGATGTAGTCAAGCTCACACCTGCCCATACGATGTCCTCTCTTGTTGTCACTGGAGCAGTGCTAGATGGACTCGGTCTATACGAGCCACTGGTTAATTTTGCCGGAGCAGGAGCGACAGTACCTATCACGAGCTTTGGAAATGCATTGGTGCACGGGGCGATGGCGGAGGCCGAGCAGCATGGAGTCATTGGCATTATTACCGGCATTTTTGAAGTGACAAGTGCAGGGATTTCGGCTGCCATCGTCTTTGGATTTATCACGGCCGTCTTGTTCCGACCAAAAGGATAA
- the sleB gene encoding spore cortex-lytic enzyme — MWWSKKAVTTLLAAFMAVAFIFPADSLAATQIQPGSVNGDVWDLQYRLQMLGYYNGKMDGIYGANTAKAVRQFQKAYGLRIDGITGPNTWRVLKKVSVNKAEMQMLAQLVYSEARGEPYEGQVAVAAVALNRIQSKKFPNTLAGVIFEPLAFTAVDDGQFWMTPNKTAYQAAWDAVRGWDPTNNSLYYFNPVTATSKWIWSRPQVKKIGKHIFAK; from the coding sequence ATGTGGTGGAGCAAGAAAGCAGTAACAACCTTGCTTGCTGCCTTTATGGCTGTAGCGTTTATTTTCCCGGCTGACTCCCTGGCAGCTACACAGATTCAACCCGGTAGTGTGAACGGGGATGTATGGGATTTGCAGTATCGTTTGCAGATGCTGGGTTACTACAACGGCAAAATGGATGGCATTTACGGAGCAAATACAGCAAAGGCCGTCAGACAGTTTCAAAAAGCATACGGACTTCGCATTGACGGTATCACTGGTCCAAATACATGGCGCGTTCTAAAGAAAGTGTCGGTAAACAAAGCGGAAATGCAGATGCTGGCGCAGCTCGTCTATTCCGAAGCTCGCGGAGAACCTTATGAGGGCCAAGTAGCTGTGGCTGCGGTCGCGTTGAACCGTATCCAGTCCAAAAAATTTCCCAATACACTTGCGGGTGTCATCTTTGAGCCATTAGCGTTTACCGCTGTAGATGATGGACAATTCTGGATGACTCCTAACAAGACGGCTTACCAGGCAGCTTGGGATGCCGTACGAGGATGGGACCCGACAAACAATTCTCTTTACTACTTTAACCCTGTTACGGCAACTTCCAAGTGGATTTGGTCTCGCCCACAAGTGAAAAAGATCGGCAAACACATTTTTGCCAAGTAA
- a CDS encoding S-layer homology domain-containing protein gives MMKKRMILASLAAFLLIGTPVVEAETTHKNETPYADISGHWAEQEINQLYIADVIGQNEYFRPDDNVTLGELLTMFVNAKGIDPLGNKQSSFADVPANSWLSSYAETAYRLGIVHGQKQGNRLYLHPDAPVKRAELASILVRTMGDSGAVNNLKWSTTIQTLNQYPDGNSVKENEQRPLVYAMQNGLMSAYEDGTIKPNKYMTRAEAATYAALHLLPDKPRTTKALGNGTPFRQELTVQTTAYSYTNDKILSYLEYPLREGVVAVDPNVIPLGTHLYIDGYGYAVAADIGGAVKQRHVDLYLPTVNEAENHGLQKGVKVYVLD, from the coding sequence ATGATGAAGAAACGGATGATCCTTGCCTCGCTGGCAGCCTTTTTGCTTATAGGCACACCAGTTGTCGAGGCAGAAACAACTCACAAGAACGAAACACCTTATGCAGACATTAGCGGCCATTGGGCAGAACAAGAAATCAATCAACTTTACATAGCCGACGTAATTGGTCAAAACGAATATTTTCGACCGGATGACAACGTGACATTGGGTGAACTGCTTACGATGTTTGTAAATGCAAAAGGAATTGACCCTCTTGGCAACAAGCAATCATCCTTTGCGGACGTACCTGCAAACAGCTGGCTGTCGTCCTATGCAGAGACGGCCTATCGACTAGGAATTGTCCATGGGCAAAAGCAGGGGAATCGCCTGTACTTACATCCGGATGCGCCAGTAAAAAGAGCAGAGCTCGCCTCAATTCTGGTAAGAACGATGGGTGACAGCGGAGCAGTCAATAACCTGAAGTGGTCTACGACGATCCAGACTTTGAACCAATACCCGGATGGGAACAGCGTGAAAGAGAATGAGCAACGCCCACTCGTTTACGCCATGCAAAACGGGTTAATGAGTGCCTATGAGGACGGTACAATAAAGCCGAACAAGTATATGACGAGAGCGGAAGCAGCTACATACGCGGCCCTTCACTTGCTTCCGGATAAGCCGAGAACGACAAAAGCCCTCGGAAACGGTACACCTTTTCGCCAGGAATTAACGGTACAGACGACTGCTTACAGCTACACGAACGACAAGATTCTGTCGTATCTGGAGTATCCACTGCGCGAAGGGGTTGTAGCGGTTGATCCAAATGTCATCCCGCTGGGTACACACTTGTATATTGATGGCTACGGCTATGCAGTGGCAGCTGATATCGGTGGTGCGGTAAAGCAACGCCATGTGGATTTGTATCTCCCGACGGTGAATGAAGCCGAAAATCACGGCTTGCAAAAAGGCGTCAAAGTATACGTGCTTGATTAA
- a CDS encoding DUF2953 domain-containing protein: MVWVFVGLLFLFILVIITPIQVTCFYSREGNNDHLEITITAWGVIRRKYDIPVLLLKLTEAGPELVAKEETIQQGRKVRERVKDFTRRQVKKWYQNYRELLERVRDLMPLVKELFRRIRCTHFEWHTVLGTGQAAETGALTGLIWGVKSMIVGVMSNAISLRAMPAMSVQPVWNQPLLHTKVHFVLHFYLGHFLFSGLKVFLRVRKSKQRKWQAAPTRA, translated from the coding sequence ATGGTTTGGGTGTTCGTTGGATTGCTTTTTCTATTTATTTTGGTAATCATAACACCAATACAGGTGACGTGCTTTTACAGTCGCGAGGGCAATAATGATCATTTGGAGATAACGATTACAGCTTGGGGCGTTATTCGAAGGAAATACGATATTCCCGTTCTCCTCTTGAAATTGACAGAAGCAGGACCAGAGCTGGTAGCGAAAGAGGAAACGATCCAGCAAGGAAGAAAGGTTCGGGAGAGGGTCAAAGATTTTACGCGGAGGCAAGTAAAGAAATGGTATCAAAATTATCGTGAGTTGCTGGAAAGAGTGCGCGATTTGATGCCGTTGGTAAAGGAGTTGTTTAGACGAATTCGCTGTACGCATTTCGAATGGCATACAGTGCTGGGCACAGGACAGGCAGCAGAAACAGGTGCTTTGACAGGCTTAATATGGGGAGTAAAAAGCATGATTGTCGGCGTAATGTCAAACGCCATTTCATTGCGTGCCATGCCAGCGATGAGTGTACAGCCTGTTTGGAACCAGCCACTTTTACATACCAAAGTGCATTTTGTGCTGCATTTTTATTTGGGTCATTTCCTTTTTTCTGGGCTAAAAGTATTTCTGCGGGTTCGAAAAAGCAAGCAGCGAAAATGGCAAGCTGCGCCTACGCGTGCCTAA
- the ytfJ gene encoding GerW family sporulation protein translates to MADHPIQGLMRTAMENLKQMVDVNTIIGDPVETPDGSVILPISKVGFGFAAGGSEFQYDHHHNGHQHHQQHEHTGHPFGGGSGGGVSITPVAFLVVGKQGIRSIPLENTTHLYDRILDSVPQIVDKVQGMFTKSDETPVYSNTIIARAEEQDLEDLMDRK, encoded by the coding sequence ATGGCAGACCACCCAATTCAAGGACTCATGAGAACAGCAATGGAAAATCTCAAGCAAATGGTGGACGTGAATACAATCATTGGTGATCCTGTTGAGACACCTGACGGTAGTGTCATTCTTCCAATCTCCAAGGTAGGATTCGGTTTCGCGGCCGGGGGTAGTGAGTTCCAATACGATCACCATCATAATGGGCACCAACACCATCAGCAGCATGAACATACTGGTCACCCGTTTGGCGGGGGGAGTGGTGGCGGTGTCTCCATCACACCTGTAGCTTTTTTGGTCGTTGGCAAACAAGGAATTCGTTCGATTCCCCTTGAAAATACGACCCATCTCTACGACCGGATTTTGGATTCTGTTCCGCAAATCGTGGATAAAGTTCAAGGGATGTTTACCAAATCGGATGAAACTCCTGTTTACTCCAATACGATTATCGCCAGAGCAGAAGAACAAGATTTGGAAGACCTTATGGATCGAAAATAA
- the pyc gene encoding pyruvate carboxylase — protein sequence MKKRKINRLLVANRGEIAIRIFRAATELGIRTVAVYSEQDNVSIHRFKADESYLVGAGKGPIEAYLDIESIIEIAKRNDIDAVHPGYGFLAENAEFAKRCQEEGIIFIGPSPALIDKFGDKVEARRLAIEAEIPVIPGTPEPIETLQEALLFAKEYGYPIIIKGVSGGGGRGMRIVRSQEGLQDSLDRARSEARSSFGNAKVYLERYLEQPKHIEVQILGDNHGNIVYLYERDCSVQRRHQKVVEVAPSLSLDDKLREDICQAALTLMKKAGYSNAGTVEFLLTPDKRFYFIEVNPRIQVEHTITELITGIDIVQSQIRVAEGHALSDEEIGIRAQSDIQMSGFAIQCRVTTEDAENNFLPDAGRLSAWRSGGGFGVRLDGGNGYPGAIITPFYDSLLVKISTYGASFDQAARKMLRTLREFRIRGVKTNLPFLENVVTHPDFLSGNYDTSFIDTKPELFIFPGRQDRGTKLLSYIGDTIVNGYPGLPKSEKKPHFDSPRIPRTPFTQPYPDGTKQILDKEGADGLVRWIQAQKQVLVTDTTFRDAHQSLFATRVRTYDLASIAEATGKLGSGLFSLEMWGGATFDTTMRFLQESPWERLQILRQRIPNVLFQMLLRGANGVGYTNYPDNAIHAFVKASAENGIDVFRIFDSLNWLPGMQTAIEAVRESGKVAEAAICYTGDILDPTKTKYTLAYYVNLAKELEKAGAHILAIKDMAGLLKPYAAYSLVSALKQEISIPIHLHTHDTSGNAGAMLLKAIEAGVDIVDACVSSMSGLTSQPSLNGLIASLAHTERETGLSLESFNKLSDYWEDVRPYYQGFESGMKASNTEVYVHEMPGGQYTNLEQQAKAVGLEGRWDEVKHMYAVVNQMCGDIVKVTPSSKVVGDMALFMVQNNLNEENIWEKGTRLDFPDSVIQFFQGYLGQPPGGFPKKLQELVLKGRDAFTARPGELLAPIDFTQVAAELEAKIGREPSHLDVLSYIMYPQVYLQFEQRLKEYGDLSVLNTGTFFYGLRPGEETAITIERGKTLIIKLVAVGELHPDGRRIIYFELNGQPREIFIRDQSAKVSELIRRKAEAQNPAHLGASMPGKVLKVLVAEGDKVRKGEHLLVSEAMKMETTIQAPLDGKIKAVYVKAGEAIQTGDLLIEME from the coding sequence ATGAAAAAGAGAAAAATCAATCGCCTACTGGTAGCAAACCGCGGTGAGATCGCCATTCGAATCTTCCGTGCAGCAACGGAACTCGGCATACGTACGGTAGCCGTGTACTCCGAGCAGGACAACGTTTCTATCCATCGCTTCAAGGCTGACGAATCTTACTTGGTCGGAGCGGGAAAAGGGCCTATTGAGGCTTACCTTGATATTGAAAGCATCATCGAAATTGCCAAGCGCAACGATATCGATGCCGTTCACCCAGGCTACGGATTCCTTGCCGAAAATGCTGAATTTGCAAAGCGCTGCCAAGAGGAAGGGATCATTTTCATTGGACCATCCCCTGCGCTGATCGACAAATTCGGAGACAAGGTAGAAGCCCGTCGTCTTGCGATTGAAGCGGAAATCCCAGTGATTCCAGGCACTCCAGAGCCAATCGAAACACTCCAAGAGGCGCTTCTCTTTGCCAAAGAATACGGCTACCCCATCATTATTAAAGGCGTATCTGGCGGCGGAGGCCGTGGCATGCGTATCGTCCGCAGTCAGGAGGGATTGCAAGATTCGTTAGATCGTGCACGTTCAGAGGCCCGCTCTTCCTTCGGCAATGCCAAGGTGTATTTGGAGCGATACTTGGAACAGCCCAAACATATCGAGGTCCAAATTCTCGGTGACAACCACGGAAACATCGTCTATCTGTATGAGCGCGATTGCTCTGTTCAACGGCGCCATCAAAAAGTAGTCGAAGTAGCACCGAGCCTATCCTTGGATGACAAGCTGCGTGAAGATATTTGCCAGGCTGCTCTCACTCTCATGAAAAAAGCCGGTTATTCGAACGCTGGTACTGTCGAGTTTTTGTTAACGCCGGACAAGCGTTTTTATTTTATAGAAGTCAATCCACGCATTCAAGTAGAGCATACCATCACGGAGCTCATCACTGGAATCGACATTGTTCAGTCGCAGATTCGCGTAGCCGAGGGTCATGCCCTCTCCGATGAAGAAATTGGCATCCGGGCGCAGAGCGATATCCAGATGAGTGGTTTTGCCATCCAATGCCGCGTCACGACAGAAGACGCAGAAAACAACTTCCTGCCAGATGCCGGTCGCTTGTCCGCCTGGCGTTCCGGTGGAGGCTTCGGAGTAAGGCTCGACGGTGGCAATGGTTATCCAGGTGCGATCATTACCCCGTTTTATGACTCGCTTCTGGTCAAAATCTCCACGTATGGCGCGAGCTTTGATCAAGCCGCTCGCAAAATGCTGCGCACATTGCGTGAGTTCCGTATTCGCGGCGTGAAAACGAACCTGCCGTTTTTAGAAAATGTCGTGACACATCCTGATTTTTTGAGTGGCAACTACGATACGTCGTTTATTGACACCAAACCTGAGTTGTTTATCTTCCCTGGCCGTCAGGACCGAGGTACCAAATTACTATCTTATATCGGAGACACGATTGTCAACGGATATCCGGGTCTCCCTAAATCGGAGAAAAAGCCGCACTTCGACTCGCCTCGCATCCCGCGGACACCATTTACCCAGCCATATCCGGACGGTACCAAGCAAATTCTGGACAAAGAAGGTGCCGACGGTCTGGTACGCTGGATTCAAGCGCAGAAGCAGGTGCTTGTCACAGACACGACATTCCGCGATGCCCACCAGTCTTTGTTTGCTACGCGTGTTCGTACCTACGATCTCGCCTCCATTGCAGAAGCGACAGGCAAGCTCGGTTCTGGTCTCTTCTCGCTGGAGATGTGGGGCGGCGCTACTTTTGACACGACGATGCGCTTTTTGCAGGAATCTCCTTGGGAGCGACTGCAAATTCTCCGCCAGCGCATACCGAATGTCCTGTTCCAAATGCTCTTGCGCGGAGCAAATGGCGTAGGCTACACCAATTACCCGGATAATGCGATTCACGCCTTCGTCAAAGCATCTGCTGAAAATGGCATTGATGTCTTCCGGATCTTTGACAGCCTGAACTGGCTTCCCGGGATGCAAACAGCCATTGAAGCCGTACGTGAATCTGGCAAGGTAGCTGAAGCAGCGATTTGCTACACCGGAGATATTCTGGACCCGACCAAGACCAAATACACCTTGGCCTACTATGTCAATCTGGCTAAGGAATTGGAAAAAGCAGGTGCTCATATTCTCGCGATCAAGGATATGGCAGGTCTTTTGAAGCCGTATGCTGCTTATTCACTCGTCTCTGCTTTAAAACAAGAAATCAGCATTCCGATCCATCTGCACACTCATGATACGTCAGGAAACGCTGGGGCTATGCTTCTAAAAGCAATCGAAGCAGGCGTGGATATCGTCGATGCTTGCGTCAGCTCGATGTCTGGACTCACTTCCCAGCCAAGCTTGAACGGGTTGATCGCGAGCCTAGCCCACACAGAGCGTGAAACTGGCTTATCTCTTGAATCGTTCAACAAGTTGTCTGATTACTGGGAGGATGTTCGTCCGTACTACCAAGGTTTTGAAAGCGGCATGAAAGCGAGCAACACGGAGGTGTACGTGCACGAAATGCCTGGAGGCCAATACACCAATCTGGAACAGCAAGCCAAAGCGGTTGGTCTGGAAGGCCGTTGGGACGAAGTGAAGCACATGTATGCTGTCGTCAATCAAATGTGTGGCGACATCGTAAAAGTGACCCCGTCTTCCAAGGTCGTCGGTGATATGGCACTGTTTATGGTCCAAAACAACTTAAATGAGGAAAACATTTGGGAGAAAGGCACACGCCTCGACTTTCCGGATTCCGTCATTCAATTTTTCCAAGGGTATCTTGGCCAACCGCCAGGCGGATTCCCGAAGAAGTTGCAGGAGCTCGTGCTCAAAGGTCGCGATGCCTTTACTGCACGTCCGGGTGAATTGCTTGCACCCATTGACTTTACGCAAGTTGCTGCTGAGCTGGAAGCCAAAATCGGACGTGAGCCCAGTCATTTAGACGTCCTGTCCTATATCATGTATCCGCAAGTCTATTTGCAATTTGAACAGCGCCTGAAGGAATACGGTGACCTGTCGGTATTGAATACGGGAACGTTTTTCTACGGATTGCGTCCAGGTGAGGAAACTGCCATTACGATCGAGCGCGGTAAAACGCTGATTATCAAGCTGGTTGCAGTTGGCGAGCTTCATCCAGATGGCCGTCGCATCATCTATTTTGAACTGAACGGACAGCCACGCGAAATTTTCATCCGTGACCAGTCTGCGAAAGTCTCTGAACTGATCCGCCGAAAAGCAGAAGCGCAAAACCCTGCCCACCTCGGTGCCTCCATGCCAGGGAAAGTACTCAAGGTACTTGTAGCTGAAGGTGACAAGGTGCGTAAAGGGGAGCATCTTTTGGTGAGTGAAGCGATGAAAATGGAAACGACCATTCAGGCCCCGCTCGACGGAAAAATTAAAGCCGTCTATGTGAAAGCAGGCGAAGCCATTCAAACTGGCGATCTGCTCATTGAAATGGAGTAA
- a CDS encoding gamma-glutamylcyclotransferase family protein, translating to MHVNNQNERLPVFVYGTLLKGFGNYRNYVKPYKHEAIPATIQGEIYHLQAGYPGLLGGEQEVVGEIVTFAPDVYEQALAGLDELETYYGEGDPRNEYERIIVPATLEGTGQVVNVYVYRYLDRDLVKQTGVHIPHGNWRRYMQELSE from the coding sequence ATGCACGTGAACAATCAGAACGAAAGGCTGCCCGTATTTGTGTACGGCACACTTTTAAAGGGCTTTGGTAATTACAGGAATTACGTCAAACCGTATAAGCATGAGGCAATACCTGCGACGATTCAAGGAGAGATCTATCATTTGCAGGCAGGCTATCCGGGATTACTTGGAGGAGAGCAGGAGGTCGTGGGGGAGATCGTCACGTTTGCCCCTGACGTGTACGAGCAAGCGCTAGCTGGACTGGACGAGCTGGAGACGTACTATGGCGAGGGAGATCCGCGCAATGAATATGAACGGATTATCGTGCCAGCGACGCTGGAAGGAACAGGTCAGGTCGTGAACGTCTACGTTTATCGTTATTTGGATCGAGACCTGGTCAAGCAAACAGGGGTGCACATTCCGCATGGGAATTGGCGACGCTACATGCAGGAGCTGTCTGAATAG